One Candidatus Dormiibacterota bacterium DNA window includes the following coding sequences:
- a CDS encoding ATP-binding cassette domain-containing protein, with translation MQVIAEHLRKQFDTNVVLDDVNLRIPEGEITIIMGPSGTGKSVFLAHVIGLLMPDGGSLMVDGRPVADRNMKELNDMRRRMGMLFQDGALFSSINLYDNVALPLRKHTNLSEGRIREIVKARLKEVGLAGAENRMPSQLSGGMRKRAGLARAIVLDPELLLFDEPDSGLDPVRTRLLCDLIEDTWKAKGGTYVIVSHDVNEVAKTGHNIAILWGGVVRQFGPREQVYASDDPFVHQFMHGASEGPLTMD, from the coding sequence ATGCAAGTGATCGCCGAGCACCTTCGCAAGCAGTTCGACACCAACGTCGTGCTCGACGACGTCAACCTGAGGATTCCCGAGGGCGAGATCACGATCATCATGGGGCCGTCGGGCACGGGGAAGAGCGTGTTCCTCGCTCACGTCATCGGGCTGCTCATGCCCGACGGCGGCAGCCTCATGGTCGACGGCCGGCCGGTGGCCGACCGCAACATGAAGGAGCTGAACGACATGCGCCGCCGGATGGGCATGCTCTTCCAGGACGGCGCGCTCTTCAGCTCCATCAACCTCTACGACAATGTGGCGCTGCCGCTGCGCAAGCACACCAACCTCAGCGAGGGCCGGATCCGGGAGATCGTCAAGGCGCGTCTCAAGGAGGTGGGGCTGGCCGGGGCGGAGAACCGGATGCCCAGCCAGCTGAGCGGCGGCATGCGCAAGCGCGCGGGGCTGGCCCGGGCCATCGTCCTCGACCCCGAGCTGCTGCTCTTCGACGAGCCGGACTCGGGCCTCGACCCGGTGCGCACCCGGCTGCTCTGCGACCTCATCGAGGACACCTGGAAGGCGAAGGGCGGCACCTACGTCATCGTCTCGCACGACGTCAACGAGGTGGCCAAGACCGGCCACAACATCGCCATCCTCTGGGGCGGGGTGGTCCGGCAGTTCGGGCCGCGCGAGCAGGTCTACGCGTCCGACGACCCGTTTGTTCACCAGTTCATGCACGGGGCCTCCGAGGGCCCGCTCACGATGGACTGA
- a CDS encoding MlaD family protein: protein MRPRTIGIYTILAAVALCAGTIGLARVNGVFAGDFPYHVKVRFDDTQGLVMGSRVSIAGVPAGKVEALEVDNRNHAAVLTLGVTERVRPVLDDTTAFIRPRGLAGEKFVELRLGTQGRPLGEGGWLQGKGNPTVELESIGDSFDAPTRAGLKSFLDELGVGLVGTGTTANHDIEELLGLVDRAQGLATTLQTQNDSIGSVVANLDTVISALDGLQRQGGTLDQFAGNAAAVSTAVADRDQQLRSLLQRLGAVLDDFGTAVGGHQGQFRDALQRLPGLSVKLRGLLSALDPTLAAFQGDMPTIQQLLRQVADGTFGPFPEGNRLALTVTGSPEAISPAAPQGAALSQSQIMQFLTGGR, encoded by the coding sequence GTGCGTCCGCGTACCATCGGCATCTACACCATCCTCGCCGCCGTGGCCCTCTGCGCGGGGACGATCGGCCTGGCCCGTGTGAACGGCGTGTTCGCCGGCGACTTCCCCTACCACGTGAAGGTGCGCTTCGACGACACCCAGGGCCTGGTGATGGGCAGCCGCGTCTCCATCGCGGGCGTCCCCGCCGGCAAGGTGGAGGCGCTCGAGGTCGACAACCGCAACCATGCCGCGGTGCTCACCCTCGGGGTCACCGAGCGGGTGAGGCCGGTGCTCGACGACACCACCGCCTTCATCCGGCCGCGCGGGCTCGCCGGCGAGAAGTTCGTCGAGCTGCGGCTGGGCACCCAGGGACGGCCCCTCGGCGAGGGCGGATGGCTGCAGGGGAAGGGCAACCCCACCGTCGAGCTGGAGTCGATCGGCGACTCCTTCGACGCCCCGACGCGGGCCGGGCTGAAGAGCTTCCTCGACGAGCTCGGTGTCGGCCTGGTGGGCACCGGCACCACCGCCAACCACGACATCGAGGAGCTGCTCGGCCTCGTCGACAGGGCGCAGGGCCTGGCCACCACCCTGCAGACCCAGAACGACAGCATCGGGTCGGTTGTCGCCAACCTCGACACCGTGATCTCCGCCCTCGACGGCCTGCAGCGGCAGGGGGGCACCCTCGACCAGTTCGCCGGCAACGCCGCCGCGGTGAGCACGGCGGTGGCCGACCGGGATCAGCAGCTGCGCAGCCTCCTCCAGCGGCTGGGAGCGGTGCTCGACGACTTCGGCACCGCGGTGGGCGGGCACCAGGGCCAGTTCCGCGACGCGCTGCAGCGCCTCCCCGGACTGTCGGTCAAGCTGCGGGGCCTCCTCTCCGCGCTCGACCCGACCCTGGCGGCATTCCAGGGCGACATGCCCACCATCCAGCAGCTCCTCCGGCAGGTGGCCGACGGCACCTTCGGACCGTTCCCCGAGGGCAACCGCCTGGCGCTGACCGTCACCGGCTCGCCGGAGGCGATCAGCCCGGCCGCCCCCCAGGGTGCGGCGCTGTCGCAGAGCCAGATCATGCAGTTCCTGACCGGGGGGCGCTGA
- a CDS encoding MlaD family protein has product MRFDIRHLAQFVVFALGLTALALYMAMQMNHTGSLFASRYQVRAEFRNSDMLLNDQDVRIHGVQVGKVTGVDATHDGHVIVSMLIDSKQAPLHADASARVRPYTLIGDKYVDVDPGTESARPIPAGGMIPAARTSVPIEISQLLDIIDADTRTKIDYLLQGGGAALRGRGSTVNDLLARLPQLEKTLASTLLVLDSRSRSIDHLLATSDSLLTSLAQNHTRLDAAVNSSARLAGALADDRDVITQTVVQADRSLNLLATAIAGEGSDARQLVADAPALLDELQRFLHLADADVNGVAPETAQIRGLIPQLRSSFSAQDANGYYLRVYDRYDCSSVVSTGGPGAPPCSLPKPAH; this is encoded by the coding sequence ATGCGGTTCGACATCAGGCACCTCGCCCAGTTCGTCGTCTTCGCCCTGGGCCTCACCGCGCTCGCCCTCTACATGGCCATGCAGATGAACCACACCGGCTCGCTGTTCGCGTCGCGCTACCAGGTCAGGGCGGAGTTCCGCAACTCCGACATGCTGCTCAACGACCAGGACGTCCGGATCCACGGGGTCCAGGTGGGCAAGGTGACGGGCGTCGACGCCACCCACGACGGCCACGTCATCGTCTCGATGCTCATCGACTCGAAGCAGGCGCCGCTGCACGCCGACGCCTCCGCCCGGGTGCGTCCGTACACGCTGATCGGCGACAAGTACGTCGACGTCGATCCCGGCACCGAGTCGGCGCGGCCGATCCCGGCGGGAGGCATGATCCCCGCCGCCCGGACCAGCGTCCCCATCGAGATCTCGCAGCTCCTCGACATCATCGACGCCGACACCCGCACGAAGATCGACTACCTCCTCCAGGGTGGCGGTGCCGCGCTGCGCGGCCGCGGCTCGACCGTCAACGACCTGCTGGCCAGGCTGCCGCAGCTGGAGAAGACGCTGGCGAGCACGCTGCTCGTCCTCGACTCCCGCTCGCGGTCGATCGACCACCTCCTGGCCACCTCGGACAGCCTGCTGACCAGCCTGGCGCAGAACCACACCCGCCTCGACGCCGCGGTGAACTCGTCCGCACGGCTGGCCGGTGCGCTCGCCGACGACCGCGACGTCATCACCCAGACGGTCGTGCAGGCGGACCGGAGCCTCAACCTCCTCGCCACCGCCATCGCCGGCGAGGGCAGCGACGCGCGGCAGCTGGTCGCGGACGCCCCGGCGCTGCTGGACGAGCTGCAGCGGTTCCTGCACCTTGCCGACGCGGACGTCAACGGAGTCGCGCCCGAGACCGCGCAGATCCGGGGCCTCATCCCGCAGCTGCGCAGCAGCTTCAGCGCGCAGGATGCGAACGGGTACTACCTCCGCGTCTACGACCGGTACGACTGCAGCTCGGTGGTGAGCACGGGTGGCCCGGGTGCCCCTCCCTGCAGCCTCCCCAAGCCGGCGCACTGA
- a CDS encoding MlaD family protein gives MAPHERHSSQTHFDDRAHLTVAGKTAATACFVVACFAGILATTHLIGTQLPLVPEYTVSAILADAQDVIPDSQVTMSGATAGRVDEVTLTPQGARITMRLFDRWQHIHRDATASIRIKSLLGERFVNIDPGSVLEPELPSGSTLASRGTLSVELTDVLNMMDPHTRSDLGVLISSMATGTAGRGADINTAIRDLRTLVTDMEPATGAVAKRAADVQHLVGAADGVTRDLAAQQGDLARLVDRANSAVRSLNDDRAPLLTVIDQGDRLSTAFSDILNPPTQAGIRDTLNAAPPALDRVTGLGSTLGPTAAQVRPAAPSLTQLIPEVRSTWGFTDANGHWLRVFALGGGPNNLTTTSNGDRRPAPNTPVGGEGDQAPGFFGLPGLPGAPASGPAGASARPGAVPDPALWTLLFGEM, from the coding sequence ATGGCACCGCACGAGCGCCACTCCAGCCAGACCCACTTCGACGACAGGGCACATCTGACCGTCGCGGGGAAGACCGCCGCCACCGCCTGCTTCGTGGTCGCGTGCTTCGCCGGCATCCTCGCCACCACCCACCTCATCGGCACCCAGCTTCCCCTGGTGCCGGAGTACACGGTCTCCGCGATCCTTGCCGACGCCCAGGACGTCATCCCGGACAGCCAGGTGACCATGAGCGGGGCGACGGCCGGCCGCGTCGACGAGGTGACGCTCACCCCCCAGGGCGCCCGGATCACCATGCGCCTGTTCGACCGGTGGCAGCACATCCACCGCGACGCCACCGCCTCGATCCGGATCAAGAGCCTGCTCGGTGAGCGCTTCGTCAACATCGACCCGGGATCCGTCTTGGAGCCGGAGCTGCCGTCGGGATCGACGCTGGCGAGCAGGGGCACGCTGAGTGTCGAGCTCACCGACGTCCTCAACATGATGGATCCCCACACCCGGAGCGACCTCGGCGTCCTCATCTCCTCCATGGCCACGGGCACGGCGGGGCGAGGCGCGGACATCAACACCGCCATCCGCGACCTGCGCACCCTGGTGACCGACATGGAGCCGGCCACCGGTGCGGTGGCGAAGCGGGCCGCCGACGTCCAGCACCTGGTCGGCGCCGCCGACGGCGTGACCCGTGACCTGGCGGCGCAGCAGGGCGACCTGGCCCGGCTCGTGGACCGGGCCAACAGCGCGGTCCGGTCGCTGAACGACGATCGGGCGCCGCTGCTCACCGTGATCGACCAGGGAGACCGTCTGAGCACCGCGTTCTCCGACATCCTCAACCCCCCGACGCAGGCGGGGATTCGCGACACGCTCAACGCCGCGCCCCCGGCACTGGACCGGGTGACGGGGCTGGGGTCGACCCTGGGCCCGACCGCGGCCCAGGTGCGCCCGGCGGCCCCCAGCCTGACCCAGCTGATCCCCGAGGTGCGCTCGACCTGGGGCTTCACCGACGCCAACGGGCACTGGCTCCGCGTCTTCGCCCTCGGCGGCGGCCCCAACAACCTCACCACCACGTCGAACGGCGATCGCCGGCCCGCGCCGAACACCCCGGTCGGGGGGGAGGGTGACCAGGCCCCCGGCTTCTTCGGCCTCCCCGGGCTGCCCGGCGCTCCCGCATCGGGACCGGCGGGGGCGTCGGCGCGTCCCGGCGCCGTCCCCGACCCGGCTCTCTGGACCCTTCTCTTCGGGGAGATGTGA
- a CDS encoding MlaD family protein, translating into MRRTLHWLTFTSSGQVAGTLAAFALILFVIAVAVEGFAKFVDQRGYHVHVTLADVNTLYDHQTVKLNGVTVGQVDDLSPNYAARAVDVNLGITPDHAPLHRGARFSVHSSGLFAEQYVKIVDGPAGAPALPDGAAIPVSETIPAVGIDTVVDTLDATTRAEIRTLVTQARTGLDGQSAADLNASLGALHQAVEALDPAVTAFSQRTGAIDSMISDYDALGTKVASDRAALTRTLPQLEQAFATLDTHRDEVSQALQTAASTMVTASTVVTQRVPELRSTFVELPGMLRVVDSMLGELNPLLARIEPAAPQIRQLLVELQRSFGDSDQFGSYLRVLPQFGAGSIEEGVPGQRFPDPGFPPSTSPPSAPPGASHSAAPAPGARDRNADAWKELFK; encoded by the coding sequence ATGCGACGGACCCTCCACTGGCTGACCTTCACCTCCTCCGGACAGGTGGCCGGAACCCTGGCCGCCTTCGCGCTGATCCTCTTCGTCATCGCCGTCGCCGTGGAGGGCTTCGCGAAGTTCGTCGATCAGCGCGGCTACCACGTCCACGTCACCCTCGCGGACGTCAACACCCTCTACGACCACCAGACGGTGAAGCTGAACGGCGTGACCGTGGGGCAGGTCGACGACCTCAGCCCCAACTACGCGGCCCGCGCGGTGGACGTCAATCTCGGGATCACCCCGGACCACGCGCCGCTCCACCGCGGGGCGCGGTTCAGCGTCCACTCCTCGGGGCTGTTCGCCGAGCAGTACGTGAAGATCGTCGACGGGCCCGCCGGCGCCCCGGCGCTTCCCGACGGCGCGGCGATCCCGGTCAGCGAGACCATACCTGCGGTCGGCATCGACACCGTGGTCGACACCCTCGACGCCACCACGCGGGCGGAGATCCGCACCCTGGTCACCCAGGCGAGGACCGGACTCGACGGGCAGTCGGCGGCCGACCTCAACGCCAGCCTCGGCGCCCTCCACCAGGCGGTCGAGGCGCTCGATCCCGCGGTCACCGCCTTCTCGCAGCGCACCGGCGCGATCGACTCGATGATCAGCGACTACGACGCCCTGGGCACCAAGGTCGCCAGCGACCGGGCCGCGCTCACCCGGACGCTCCCGCAGCTGGAGCAGGCCTTCGCGACCCTGGACACCCACCGGGACGAGGTCAGCCAGGCGCTGCAGACCGCGGCGTCGACGATGGTCACGGCGAGCACCGTGGTGACCCAGCGGGTGCCCGAGCTGCGCAGCACCTTCGTCGAGCTGCCGGGGATGCTCCGCGTCGTCGACTCGATGCTCGGGGAGCTCAACCCGCTGCTCGCCCGCATCGAACCGGCGGCTCCGCAGATCCGGCAGCTGCTGGTCGAGCTGCAGCGCAGCTTCGGCGACAGCGACCAGTTCGGCAGCTACCTGCGCGTGCTGCCGCAGTTCGGCGCCGGGTCGATCGAGGAGGGCGTGCCCGGGCAGCGCTTCCCCGATCCCGGCTTCCCGCCGTCGACGAGCCCTCCGTCCGCGCCGCCCGGCGCGTCCCACTCGGCGGCCCCGGCGCCGGGCGCGCGCGATCGCAACGCCGACGCCTGGAAGGAGCTGTTCAAGTGA